One Peromyscus leucopus breed LL Stock chromosome 14, UCI_PerLeu_2.1, whole genome shotgun sequence genomic window carries:
- the Arf6 gene encoding ADP-ribosylation factor 6: MGKVLSKIFGNKEMRILMLGLDAAGKTTILYKLKLGQSVTTIPTVGFNVETVTYKNVKFNVWDVGGQDKIRPLWRHYYTGTQGLIFVVDCADRDRIDEARQELHRIINDREMRDAIILIFANKQDLPDAMKPHEIQEKLGLTRIRDRNWYVQPSCATSGDGLYEGLTWLTSNYKS, from the coding sequence ATGGGGAAGGTGCTATCCAAGATCTTCGGGAACAAGGAAATGCGGATCCTCATGCTGGGCCTGGACGCGGCCGGCAAGACCACGATCCTGTACAAGTTGAAGCTGGGCCAGTCGGTGACCACCATTCCCACGGTGGGTTTCAACGTGGAGACGGTGACTTACAAAAACGTCAAGTTCAACGTGTGGGATGTGGGCGGCCAGGACAAGATCCGGCCGCTCTGGCGGCATTACTACACCGGGACCCAGGGTCTGATCTTCGTGGTGGACTGCGCCGACCGCGACCGCATCGACGAGGCCCGCCAGGAGCTGCACCGCATTATCAATGACCGGGAGATGAGGGACGCCATAATCCTCATCTTCGCCAACAAGCAGGACCTGCCCGATGCCATGAAACCCCATGAGATCCAGGAGAAACTGGGCCTGACCCGGATTCGGGACAGGAACTGGTATGTGCAGCCTTCCTGTGCCACCTCTGGGGACGGACTCTATGAGGGGCTCACATGGTTAACCTCTAACTACAAATCCTAA